Below is a genomic region from Culicoides brevitarsis isolate CSIRO-B50_1 chromosome 2, AGI_CSIRO_Cbre_v1, whole genome shotgun sequence.
AATTTGGATTCGGTTGATGGCGATTTTAGGCCTTTGGAAGAAAATGCCTTTAGAGATCGTTCGGATTCGAATGTCAGTGGCTCTGGTTCATTCAGAGGTGACGGAAGTGATCCTGCGGATACGAAACATCCCTTGCTTTCGGCTGAAGAATTGACAGATTTGATTGTTGGAAGAGGTACATATCCCCTTTGCAAGACCGTAAGTCATACAATGGACTCCGATAGTGATTATGTGACACTTCCGTTATCGCTTGAGGGCGAAAGTTACTTGCAAGGTAGTGAAGATACGGCACCCACGGAAGAAGATTAcaatcaaaaaatgcttttggtACCGCCAACAGTCCCGAAACGCATCGACAGTGATCCAAATAGGTCGCTTTCGAGTGTTGTCAAGTCTATGTCGCCGCCTCCCTATCACGGAGAACATTTCACGACAGGGTTAAAAGGACCTGATATTCAAGCAAAAACGGAAAAACCGCCGCAATACCATGTATCGCACGTCTTGCCAACACCCCCGAAGCCCGTTGAAGAGGCAAATGCTCGTTTCATCACAACAAAACCGCACATCAACATCCTCAAGGCACACACATCTGTCGTTACGGAGCCTCACAAACCGAGTTATGCCGCCCCGACGCAATCTGTGACGACGTTAAGTCACAACATGAGTCCCAATTTGACGTCGGCAACAACAATTGGCATTCCCATTGTGCCTTATGTGAATCAACCACCTCATCGGAGCATGTCTGTCTTATCGCAACCGCCGAGATTTATCGAGCCGAATCCAACTTGTGTACTCCTGCCTGTTATTAAGCCACGCCGACGTCAACCGCCGCCTCCGCCAAGTGCCTCGAATCAACTTGCGACAGTTTACGCAAGTCAACTTGCCCGTTCCCAAATTGAGTTGTATCAGCAGCAACTTTACAGCGATGTTGACTACGTAATTTATCCGCTTCAGGACCCGGCGATTAGTCAACAGGAGTATTTGGATGCGAAACAGGGATCAATTCTCGCGACAATGGCAGCTCAAGCACCACAAGCTCCGCCATATTTGGCATATCATACCGTTCGAGCGCACAATCGCAGTTGGGATGCCTGCAAAAATCACTCGTTATACCGCAGTACTCCTTATCTCTCGATGGCTTACTCGAATCCGTCGCGATACGCTTCAtcacaaaatttgtcagaCACGTATGTGCAACTGCCCGGGACTTATTCGCCGATTTATAGTCCCTCGGTGACGAGTTTGTGTTCATCGTATGACATTCCGCCGCCGCCATTGAGACCCAGCACGATTGCCACAAATGCAACAATTTTTGCGAGAAGTCGTTCGGATGAGAATTTACTCAATGGCGATGTGAATCCGAATGTTTTGAGGAAACCAAGAAGAATGCCGCCTCCGCCGCCGCCATATTCGTCGCGCACAATGTCGAGCACGTACAAGAAGCCGGCTCTTCCAACGCCGATTGAGGATGATAAACCGCCAGCAGGTAAACATTGTACTTTTGctaccttaaaatttttatcgaaatttttgtcttttaaatttttttttaaatttaaaagttttcttgctatttttaaatttttttaaaaatcttaattaattattaaaaatattttttttatgaaatcaattttaaaattaaatcaaattaatttgacttatgtattaaaaaaaataaataaaataaaataaaaacaaattaagttaacttaaaaattaatcaacttaaaaaatctaataattaaattattttttttaagtatttttttcataaaaaaatgtaaaatatttttttcttcaaaaactgtttttttaaattattaaaattacttagttaaataatttttaattaatttaatttgaaatcagaaaatattttttttttttattttttttcaagttttttaagaGCTTCAAATGAAactacatatttaaaaaaaaaatattaattttattttaacttcctttttttgtttgacgaatttaaaaaaaaacaaaatattaagaaaagttctaaatttttcggaatttttttaatttttttaaaagtatttcaatttttattttatttttaaaaatttttacataaaaaaagttaatctaaaatttaatttttttcacagttcCCGCTAAACCTGCCCGTCTCAAGCGTCAACAAGAAGAACTAGCGAAACAAGTTCCTATCGTGCCTTCGCCGAGTCATGCCAAGTCACCGCTTAGGACAGAAAATACGATCACAACCACAACAACTTCCGCCGCATCAACGACTGTTACAACAACGCAACCCGCACAAACGAACGGCACAAGTCCTCCCGCAAAGTCACAAATTGACATCAATACGTTACGCGAAAAGAGCAAACATCTGGATTTGCCGTTAATTTCCGCACTGTGCAACGATCAGTCGCTTCTGAAACAAACACGGGCGTTCGTGATGCCGAAACACCCGAAAATGGGCTTGAATCAGATGAATTTGATGCCAAAGGGCAAATATCCCGTCAGCGGGCTCAATACGACGCAAATGCAGCACAAAAATAGAGGCAAAAACTCGATGATTAGCCATAGACATCCTAACGATAAATTACCACCATTGCCATCAGTCATTCAGCTAGCTGAGGGCAACAACTACGTCATGGATCCGACACCTGCTGCTAAGCACAAAAGCTATAGCAGTGCCATTCAACAATCAACCTCATAAgctaataatataaaatacgattaaaagtagtttttttttatttttttaataaattttattaaattttctttttttaatattttaactctCAAATAATTCcatccataattttttattttttttttttggttttatataaaaaacaacaagtaCAAGTAAACTAA
It encodes:
- the LOC134830552 gene encoding protein expanded; protein product: MRALCTVSAPLEVCAPPSQHRPLQPGARFLALRLLGTPQPRTLYFLVEAKSRVREVYAQTCHHFSKQGMLDTELFGLAVLIDGEYLFTDPESKLSKYGPKSWRSSHTHGLDANGKPLLELHFRVQFYVESPLMLRDEVSRHNYYLQLKSNATLRDIKDCPDQSLLMLGGLALQADLGDFSEESSGDIKHDEYLPPHLRVSWAQSTLISCYRENRRMSRADAETHFIRAACALNEAINTHIFRMRANKNETGNGSVQLVIYAKGIKIFMENHATTTFLWPGITKLSFDRKKFEIRSGENKILLYSANDDKNKMLLALCRETHQFSMKIAPRLTEAIKREEEESNCMHACYLYSRALNLPYKNKSDQRISVISSTSSNTTSGIVSDRVHSEDELEILLNGQERTVGAPSTESLALAHLLDCPSVSRQTSSVGQVSIKEIEETGFQSSTQKKKKQPWPVAAPAELPETSVDQGSNKDLNDSSDSLPNSGHNIGSQCSSTCSTIVVATDAISLPPVTCSNGSLTNGHSRRQTSTSSSLELGFSHTAQNSAVSEAIPAEEVINGNEDEQDAMYTSAPAPTETSGVYTMNSSEITGQSSEVADEETESHEASSHYGCFMPSKSEVDSCNLDSVDGDFRPLEENAFRDRSDSNVSGSGSFRGDGSDPADTKHPLLSAEELTDLIVGRGTYPLCKTVSHTMDSDSDYVTLPLSLEGESYLQGSEDTAPTEEDYNQKMLLVPPTVPKRIDSDPNRSLSSVVKSMSPPPYHGEHFTTGLKGPDIQAKTEKPPQYHVSHVLPTPPKPVEEANARFITTKPHINILKAHTSVVTEPHKPSYAAPTQSVTTLSHNMSPNLTSATTIGIPIVPYVNQPPHRSMSVLSQPPRFIEPNPTCVLLPVIKPRRRQPPPPPSASNQLATVYASQLARSQIELYQQQLYSDVDYVIYPLQDPAISQQEYLDAKQGSILATMAAQAPQAPPYLAYHTVRAHNRSWDACKNHSLYRSTPYLSMAYSNPSRYASSQNLSDTYVQLPGTYSPIYSPSVTSLCSSYDIPPPPLRPSTIATNATIFARSRSDENLLNGDVNPNVLRKPRRMPPPPPPYSSRTMSSTYKKPALPTPIEDDKPPAVPAKPARLKRQQEELAKQVPIVPSPSHAKSPLRTENTITTTTTSAASTTVTTTQPAQTNGTSPPAKSQIDINTLREKSKHLDLPLISALCNDQSLLKQTRAFVMPKHPKMGLNQMNLMPKGKYPVSGLNTTQMQHKNRGKNSMISHRHPNDKLPPLPSVIQLAEGNNYVMDPTPAAKHKSYSSAIQQSTS